Proteins from a single region of Acinetobacter lwoffii:
- a CDS encoding efflux RND transporter permease subunit, which produces MSTETPQIPDHESVKPEGLFDRLIQFSIHNAIWVMLFIAAWIAIGIYSYQKLPIDAVPDITNTQVQINTSANGFTALEMEQRITYPIENAMSGMPKMEQTRSISRYGLSQVTIIFEDGTDIYWARQLINQRLQEAMGEMPEDVQPNMSPISTGLGEIYQWVIKAEPNAKKPDGTAYSAMDLREIQDWIVRPQLQRVKGVAEINSIGGFNKTYVVAPDLNRLQQLQIPLSDLQTALTENNENRGAGYIEKNGQQLTVRVPGTLNTIEDIQNISIANKNGYPIRVADVANVSIGHDLRTGAATYNGEETVLGIAMMMMGENSRTVAQAIDEKVQSIQQSLPKGVVIETVYDRTHLVDRAIKTVQKNLIEGAILVIVILFLFLGNFRAALITACVIPLSMLFTLTGMAEQKISANLMSLGALDFGIIIDGAVVIVENCIRRLAEAQKLKGGLLSRSERFKEVFLAAKQARRPLIFGQLIILVVYLPIFTLTGVEAKLFHPMAMTVVLALIGAMILSVTFVPAAVALFVTGEVKETESRWMHWLKTKYELLLDKAYELRLFVTIVAACILVLTGVLATQTGSEFAPQLGEGDFAVQQMRSPSTGLEQSLRMQENTEKLLLKEFPEIKAIFARTGTAEVATDVMPPNISDGVVLLKPHDEWPDPKQTIDELRQRMITFLATLPGNNSEFSQPIELRFNELISGVRSDVGVKLFGDDMEILNREANKISQKINSISGATAVNVEQTSGLPLLNVEVDKSRAAQYGLSVRAIQDLVATSVGGQNVGTILQGDKRFDFVIRLDESQRSPEQLAVLPIQLPNGGLVQLQDVARVENILGINQVSRENGKRRVVITANVEGRDLGSFVTELQSTLSKQELPSGYWIDYGGQFQNLMSAKARMQLVVPLALLTIFILLMAVFHNIKESLLVFSGVPFALCGGLIALWLRDIPLSMSAGVGFIALSGVAVLNGLVMLTFIKELRQQYDLYYATWQGAILRLRPVLMTACVASLGFVPMALATGTGAEVQRPLATVVIGGIISSTLLTLVLLPVLYRWMNEKKAS; this is translated from the coding sequence ATGAGCACTGAAACTCCTCAAATTCCAGACCACGAATCGGTAAAACCTGAAGGACTGTTTGATCGACTGATCCAGTTTTCTATCCATAACGCAATCTGGGTCATGCTGTTTATTGCGGCTTGGATTGCTATTGGTATTTATAGTTATCAAAAGTTACCGATTGATGCTGTACCAGATATTACCAATACTCAGGTGCAGATTAACACTTCAGCCAATGGTTTTACGGCTTTAGAAATGGAACAGCGGATTACATATCCAATCGAGAATGCCATGTCAGGCATGCCGAAAATGGAACAAACCCGTTCTATTTCACGCTACGGCTTATCGCAAGTGACCATCATTTTTGAAGATGGCACGGATATTTACTGGGCCAGACAGCTTATCAACCAGCGCTTGCAAGAAGCAATGGGAGAAATGCCTGAAGATGTGCAACCTAACATGTCACCTATTTCGACAGGTTTAGGTGAAATCTATCAATGGGTGATTAAAGCCGAACCAAATGCTAAAAAACCGGATGGGACCGCTTATTCGGCTATGGATTTACGTGAAATTCAGGATTGGATTGTAAGGCCACAATTACAGCGCGTAAAAGGCGTTGCGGAGATCAACAGCATTGGTGGCTTTAATAAAACCTATGTGGTTGCCCCGGATCTGAACCGATTGCAACAATTGCAAATTCCTTTGTCTGATTTACAAACTGCCTTAACAGAGAATAATGAAAACCGTGGTGCTGGCTATATTGAGAAAAATGGACAACAGCTAACGGTTCGTGTTCCCGGCACTTTAAACACGATTGAAGATATCCAGAACATCAGTATTGCCAATAAAAACGGCTATCCGATTCGGGTGGCAGATGTCGCCAATGTCTCAATTGGTCATGACTTGAGAACAGGGGCTGCAACCTATAATGGTGAAGAAACTGTATTGGGTATTGCCATGATGATGATGGGAGAAAATAGCCGTACCGTTGCTCAAGCCATTGATGAAAAGGTGCAATCGATCCAGCAATCGCTACCTAAAGGTGTGGTGATTGAGACTGTGTATGACCGTACGCATTTGGTTGATCGGGCGATCAAAACCGTTCAGAAAAATTTGATTGAGGGTGCAATCCTCGTCATTGTTATTTTATTTCTCTTTCTAGGTAATTTCCGTGCTGCGCTGATCACGGCTTGCGTTATTCCACTGTCAATGCTGTTTACCTTGACGGGAATGGCAGAGCAGAAGATTAGTGCAAATCTGATGAGTTTAGGGGCACTGGACTTCGGTATTATTATTGATGGTGCAGTGGTTATTGTAGAAAACTGTATCCGTCGGCTAGCAGAAGCTCAGAAGCTGAAAGGTGGTTTACTTAGCCGTTCTGAAAGATTTAAAGAAGTCTTCTTGGCTGCAAAACAGGCGCGTCGTCCTCTGATTTTTGGACAGTTAATTATTTTGGTGGTTTATCTACCTATCTTTACCCTGACGGGTGTAGAAGCCAAACTTTTCCATCCTATGGCAATGACTGTTGTACTGGCTTTAATTGGGGCCATGATTTTATCTGTCACTTTTGTGCCAGCCGCAGTTGCCCTATTTGTCACTGGAGAAGTCAAGGAAACCGAAAGTCGCTGGATGCATTGGCTTAAAACCAAATATGAACTGCTTTTAGATAAAGCCTATGAGCTTCGTTTATTTGTGACTATTGTGGCTGCCTGTATTTTAGTGCTTACGGGCGTGCTAGCCACTCAAACAGGTAGCGAGTTTGCACCTCAACTGGGTGAAGGTGATTTTGCTGTTCAGCAAATGCGTTCCCCAAGTACAGGGTTAGAACAGTCACTGAGAATGCAGGAAAATACTGAAAAGTTACTGTTGAAAGAATTTCCTGAAATTAAAGCGATCTTTGCTCGTACCGGTACAGCAGAAGTGGCCACAGATGTTATGCCACCCAACATTTCAGATGGCGTGGTACTGTTAAAACCTCATGATGAATGGCCTGATCCAAAACAAACGATTGATGAGCTTCGCCAAAGAATGATTACTTTCTTAGCGACATTGCCGGGAAATAACAGTGAGTTCTCGCAACCCATTGAACTGCGCTTTAACGAGTTAATTTCAGGGGTGCGAAGTGATGTGGGTGTCAAATTATTTGGTGATGACATGGAGATTCTAAATCGCGAAGCGAATAAAATTTCTCAAAAAATTAACTCAATTTCAGGCGCGACAGCCGTTAATGTAGAACAGACCAGTGGCTTACCCTTGTTGAATGTAGAGGTGGATAAGTCCAGAGCTGCACAATATGGCTTGTCGGTAAGAGCAATTCAGGATCTGGTAGCTACAAGTGTCGGTGGCCAGAATGTTGGAACAATTTTACAGGGAGACAAGCGTTTTGATTTTGTCATCCGTCTAGATGAATCCCAGCGTAGTCCTGAACAGTTAGCGGTACTTCCTATTCAATTGCCGAATGGTGGTTTAGTCCAACTGCAAGATGTGGCACGCGTTGAAAATATCCTGGGTATTAATCAGGTCAGCCGTGAAAATGGTAAACGTCGAGTGGTTATTACTGCAAATGTAGAAGGACGTGATTTAGGCTCATTCGTAACAGAGCTTCAGAGCACGTTATCCAAACAGGAATTACCAAGCGGTTATTGGATAGATTATGGCGGTCAATTTCAAAATCTGATGTCTGCAAAAGCGCGTATGCAATTGGTGGTTCCGCTCGCATTGTTGACGATCTTTATTTTATTGATGGCTGTATTCCATAATATCAAAGAAAGCTTACTGGTCTTTAGTGGTGTACCGTTTGCCTTATGTGGAGGCTTAATCGCGTTGTGGTTGCGTGACATTCCATTATCCATGTCAGCAGGGGTTGGCTTCATTGCACTATCGGGGGTGGCTGTACTGAATGGCTTAGTCATGCTTACCTTTATCAAAGAGTTGCGACAACAATATGACCTTTATTATGCAACGTGGCAGGGTGCAATTTTGCGTCTTAGACCTGTGCTGATGACAGCTTGTGTGGCGTCCCTTGGGTTTGTCCCGATGGCTTTGGCAACCGGAACTGGGGCAGAAGTACAGAGACCTTTAGCAACAGTGGTTATTGGAGGAATTATCTCCTCTACCCTGCTTACATTGGTTTTATTGCCCGTACTGTACCGCTGGATGAATGAAAAGAAAGCTTCTTAA
- a CDS encoding efflux RND transporter periplasmic adaptor subunit translates to MFDLKNSLKKQSGKISQPLLISLVIGATVLLSIFLILTGKNKSETSDEHAEEESGEEHGGETEEHAEGVSLTAKQLVEQGIQLSAVDQGPVVKLSSYPAKLNVNTDQQAHVSPSFSGHVENVYVELGQKVQKGQPLAALLVPDLVDQQANLKIEQTNLELAKQDYDRERQLWSQGISAKQDYQRAYNSYKRAQIQVQAAQSRLSAFGAVNASNGRYILKAPISGVISKKDLVLGENVQLADQLFTIDRLDQLWLEFIVPNSEIMGLAPNQKIEFKSLQTEKVYQAVIQTLNTEADIQTGRLQVRAKVESNATELRPNLMVNVQLQQRSESTALRVLKSAVQNVDGKDVVFVATQHGQKVEFSPQPVKLGQSSGESQWIEVVSGLSQGQKYAAQGSFLLKSELEKGEASHEH, encoded by the coding sequence ATGTTCGATCTTAAAAACAGCTTAAAAAAACAGAGCGGAAAAATCTCTCAACCTCTACTGATTAGTTTGGTTATCGGCGCTACCGTACTCCTCAGTATTTTTTTGATCTTAACTGGTAAGAATAAATCGGAAACATCAGATGAACATGCAGAGGAAGAAAGCGGAGAAGAACATGGCGGTGAAACCGAAGAGCATGCAGAAGGTGTGAGCCTGACTGCCAAGCAACTGGTGGAACAGGGCATACAATTATCAGCGGTCGATCAAGGCCCGGTGGTTAAATTAAGTTCTTATCCTGCCAAACTGAATGTGAATACTGACCAGCAAGCGCACGTCTCACCGAGTTTTAGTGGTCATGTAGAAAATGTCTATGTAGAACTCGGTCAAAAAGTTCAGAAAGGACAGCCTTTGGCTGCGTTGCTTGTTCCTGATCTAGTTGATCAGCAGGCCAATCTTAAAATTGAACAAACCAACCTTGAACTGGCGAAACAAGACTATGATCGTGAGCGTCAGCTTTGGTCACAGGGCATTTCAGCAAAACAGGACTATCAACGTGCTTATAACAGCTATAAACGGGCACAAATTCAGGTTCAAGCGGCCCAATCACGTTTAAGTGCATTTGGTGCAGTGAATGCCAGTAACGGACGCTATATTTTGAAAGCTCCTATTTCTGGCGTGATCAGTAAAAAGGATTTGGTTCTCGGGGAAAATGTTCAGTTAGCCGATCAACTCTTTACGATAGACCGGTTAGATCAACTCTGGCTTGAGTTTATTGTTCCAAATTCTGAAATTATGGGCTTAGCCCCGAATCAAAAGATCGAATTTAAATCCTTGCAAACAGAAAAGGTTTATCAAGCTGTTATTCAGACTTTAAATACTGAAGCGGATATTCAAACAGGTCGTCTTCAGGTGCGAGCAAAAGTTGAATCGAATGCAACCGAATTACGTCCAAACTTGATGGTGAACGTACAGTTGCAACAACGGAGTGAAAGTACCGCATTACGGGTACTTAAGTCCGCAGTTCAGAATGTCGATGGAAAAGATGTGGTTTTTGTCGCCACTCAGCATGGACAAAAAGTTGAATTCAGTCCGCAACCTGTGAAATTAGGGCAATCATCTGGGGAGAGCCAATGGATTGAAGTGGTGAGTGGGCTTAGTCAGGGACAAAAATATGCCGCTCAAGGCAGTTTTTTACTGAAATCCGAGCTGGAAAAAGGAGAGGCTTCACATGAGCACTGA
- a CDS encoding TolC family protein has protein sequence MSKNKLHQDTSILNLSWSALGSGILLSAMISFSTSVVASTQDLTLQQAIEQVNQYQASQNFWETQNSINATNLQQSKLFKNPELSVEQTGFGSNNEKELTIGISQPLDIFGERRANQKLASLSTDKTALKQKIYQAQIELAVKYVWSQLAIAELEKNIVNEQLRVSQENLQAIEKRFNAGSIAQVDVNRARLSHAENIRLFRQADLQVQVATQQLSNLWGTSDKSLQVNLSSQKLWPKSTHEQVQEYLAENYVEKYRALLVLESQATVDQLRAKARPNPTLNLGVNRTQSLENSTQNQLVVGVSVPLNIFDRQQNGIKIAQEKMNLLERQKEFYLKQNALQIGTILTELQGLELQFKVVDETQIPLATQVQSKTLQGFLAGKFALTDVQQATLQLQDIRLRKVQLLRDGWQKAIEAESLSLGISPSEVMSKDAIAQINQNLWQDIQAMPVIGGGN, from the coding sequence ATGTCAAAAAACAAATTACATCAGGATACCTCCATCCTGAATTTATCCTGGTCAGCCTTAGGTAGCGGTATCTTGCTATCTGCAATGATCAGCTTCAGTACTTCCGTAGTCGCCAGTACTCAAGATTTAACGCTGCAGCAAGCTATTGAGCAGGTTAACCAATATCAAGCGTCCCAAAATTTCTGGGAAACGCAAAACAGCATTAATGCCACGAATCTTCAGCAAAGTAAGCTGTTTAAAAATCCTGAACTGTCAGTTGAACAAACGGGATTTGGTTCAAATAATGAAAAAGAGCTTACCATTGGCATATCACAACCCTTGGATATTTTTGGTGAGCGAAGAGCAAACCAAAAATTAGCCAGTCTCTCTACAGATAAAACAGCGCTGAAACAGAAGATTTATCAAGCACAAATTGAGCTTGCAGTGAAATATGTATGGTCACAACTGGCCATTGCTGAACTTGAAAAAAACATTGTCAATGAACAACTTCGGGTGAGCCAAGAAAACCTTCAAGCAATCGAAAAGCGCTTTAATGCAGGCAGTATTGCCCAAGTAGATGTAAATCGCGCACGTTTAAGCCATGCTGAAAATATCCGTCTTTTTAGACAGGCAGACTTACAGGTACAAGTGGCCACCCAACAATTATCAAATTTATGGGGTACGTCTGATAAGTCATTGCAGGTAAACCTCTCTTCACAAAAGCTCTGGCCAAAATCGACTCATGAACAGGTTCAAGAATATTTAGCGGAAAACTACGTTGAGAAATATCGAGCTTTACTGGTATTAGAGTCTCAAGCAACGGTTGATCAACTAAGGGCAAAGGCACGTCCTAACCCCACTTTAAACCTAGGTGTCAACCGCACCCAATCCTTGGAAAACTCCACACAAAATCAATTAGTAGTCGGAGTCAGTGTACCGCTTAATATTTTCGATCGTCAGCAAAATGGCATAAAAATCGCGCAAGAAAAAATGAACTTATTAGAGCGTCAGAAAGAGTTTTATCTGAAGCAAAATGCGCTGCAAATAGGCACAATTTTAACCGAGTTGCAGGGTTTAGAGCTGCAATTCAAAGTCGTTGACGAGACTCAAATTCCTTTGGCGACTCAAGTTCAAAGTAAGACGCTACAAGGTTTCTTGGCAGGCAAGTTTGCTTTAACCGATGTTCAGCAAGCCACGCTTCAATTACAAGACATCCGTCTGCGTAAAGTCCAGTTGTTACGGGATGGCTGGCAAAAGGCCATTGAAGCAGAAAGTTTGAGCTTAGGCATTAGCCCAAGTGAAGTCATGTCGAAAGATGCTATTGCACAAATCAATCAAAACTTATGGCAAGACATACAGGCCATGCCTGTCATTGGTGGGGGAAATTAA
- the cadR gene encoding Cd(II)/Pb(II)-responsive transcriptional regulator gives MHLKIGELSKKTSCSVLTIRFYEKEGLIPEPERTEGNYRLYDIGYVERIKFILNCRTLNMSLNEIRQLLTYKDNPKKNCSDVNELIDLHVSAIRENIIKQQKLIEQLSDLRGTCDGLCTIDQCGVLKNLA, from the coding sequence ATGCATTTAAAAATTGGTGAACTCTCTAAAAAAACCTCATGTTCAGTATTAACAATTAGGTTTTATGAAAAGGAAGGTTTAATTCCGGAACCCGAAAGAACGGAAGGAAATTACCGCCTTTACGATATAGGCTATGTTGAGCGAATTAAGTTTATTTTGAATTGCCGAACTTTAAATATGAGTTTGAATGAAATTCGTCAATTACTCACCTATAAAGATAATCCCAAGAAAAATTGTTCAGATGTGAATGAATTAATTGACTTACATGTCAGTGCTATCAGAGAAAATATAATCAAGCAACAAAAGCTTATTGAACAATTATCTGATTTAAGAGGTACTTGTGATGGTTTATGTACAATTGACCAATGTGGAGTTCTAAAAAATCTAGCTTGA
- a CDS encoding cation transporter, which yields MSGCGCSKETPCKDKKSQQENHPSIAEANNSKNCNNTLSCCGEEEEEKSSSPCCNTSNSCEDTAQSCCGSDPKENLSTEDVLKNSHYMSEYLVPKMDCSAEEQMVRMALSSIDGVQKLIFDLPNRSLKVLHNQKDENITTKLEALGFGAKLVKTETYISNQQAKQTSTYTIPKMDCSAEEQMVRMALADIEAVKGLTFDLPNRKLKVFHNEGIQQITAKLEGLGFGAKLDETQLSSGDIPNEPDPVRQAKVLKLLLGINALLFFIEFISGIIAASTGLIADSLDMFADAAVYGIALYAVGKAAKYQIKAAHFAGWIQLLLAVIVIVDVIRRFMFGSEPESTLMIVIGLLALIANVTCLYLISGHREDGAHMKASWIFSANDVVVNMGVIFAGVLVAWTGSAYPDLIIGILVSLFVLNGARKILALK from the coding sequence ATGAGTGGTTGTGGATGTAGTAAAGAAACACCATGCAAAGATAAGAAATCTCAACAAGAAAATCATCCATCAATTGCAGAAGCAAACAATTCAAAGAATTGTAATAATACGCTTAGCTGTTGTGGTGAAGAGGAAGAAGAAAAATCTTCATCTCCTTGCTGTAACACTTCAAACAGTTGTGAAGATACCGCTCAATCCTGTTGTGGTTCTGATCCCAAAGAAAATTTAAGCACTGAAGACGTTTTAAAAAATTCGCACTACATGAGTGAATACTTAGTTCCCAAAATGGATTGTTCTGCGGAAGAACAGATGGTTCGTATGGCGCTATCTTCAATTGATGGTGTTCAAAAACTCATCTTTGATTTACCTAACCGGTCTTTAAAGGTTCTACATAATCAAAAAGATGAAAATATAACTACCAAACTTGAAGCTTTGGGTTTTGGTGCAAAGCTTGTGAAGACTGAAACTTATATAAGCAATCAACAGGCTAAGCAAACAAGTACCTATACCATTCCTAAAATGGATTGCTCTGCTGAAGAGCAAATGGTCCGTATGGCTCTTGCAGATATTGAAGCAGTTAAAGGTCTTACTTTTGATCTTCCCAATCGAAAACTGAAAGTCTTCCATAATGAAGGGATTCAGCAAATTACGGCCAAACTTGAAGGACTGGGTTTTGGGGCGAAACTTGATGAAACACAGCTTTCTTCAGGCGATATACCTAATGAACCTGATCCTGTGAGACAAGCTAAAGTACTTAAACTGTTATTAGGCATTAATGCTCTACTTTTCTTTATAGAATTCATCAGCGGAATTATTGCTGCGTCTACAGGATTGATTGCTGATTCTCTAGATATGTTTGCCGATGCAGCCGTTTATGGTATTGCGCTATATGCCGTCGGAAAAGCTGCGAAATATCAAATAAAAGCAGCCCATTTCGCAGGTTGGATTCAGTTATTACTTGCTGTTATCGTGATTGTTGATGTCATTAGACGATTCATGTTTGGAAGCGAGCCAGAATCAACGCTCATGATTGTTATTGGCCTGCTCGCACTTATAGCTAACGTGACATGCTTATATCTTATTTCTGGTCATCGAGAAGATGGCGCACATATGAAAGCCAGTTGGATTTTCTCGGCGAATGACGTTGTCGTAAATATGGGCGTTATATTTGCCGGTGTACTCGTGGCGTGGACGGGATCAGCTTATCCAGACTTAATCATTGGCATACTGGTTTCTTTATTCGTACTTAATGGTGCCCGAAAAATTTTGGCTTTGAAGTAA
- a CDS encoding helix-turn-helix domain-containing protein yields the protein MAKTLQELLASRSPESQARIQKMADELLLENQLHLIREELEISQKELAETLGIKQPSLSAIENRGNDLKISTMKKYVEAMGGKLRIDVELPTGKHIGFKV from the coding sequence ATGGCTAAGACTCTGCAAGAATTGTTAGCTAGCCGCTCTCCAGAGAGCCAAGCCCGTATTCAAAAAATGGCTGATGAATTACTGCTAGAAAATCAGCTTCATCTTATTCGTGAAGAACTCGAAATTTCTCAAAAAGAGCTTGCTGAAACTTTGGGAATAAAACAGCCATCGCTTTCAGCAATAGAAAATCGTGGCAATGATCTTAAGATTTCAACCATGAAAAAGTATGTTGAGGCAATGGGTGGGAAGCTCCGTATTGATGTAGAGCTTCCAACAGGAAAACATATAGGATTCAAAGTTTAA
- a CDS encoding type II toxin-antitoxin system RelE/ParE family toxin, which yields MWTVITTDLFNQWLEQQDEPTQEKVLTALVVLQQQGPSLGRPLVDTVYESKFTNMKELRVQHRGRPLRAFFAFDPLRQAIVLCIADKGGKKRFYKDMLDIADEQYQLHLTTLGDKSNG from the coding sequence ATGTGGACAGTCATTACGACAGATCTATTTAATCAGTGGCTTGAACAGCAAGATGAACCTACACAAGAGAAGGTCCTAACTGCCCTGGTTGTTCTACAGCAGCAGGGACCGAGTTTAGGCCGTCCTTTAGTAGATACTGTGTATGAGTCTAAATTTACCAATATGAAAGAACTGCGTGTTCAACATCGCGGTAGACCCTTAAGAGCTTTCTTCGCATTTGATCCCTTACGACAGGCTATTGTTCTATGTATTGCTGATAAGGGCGGTAAAAAGCGTTTTTATAAAGACATGCTGGATATTGCAGATGAACAATACCAACTTCATCTCACTACCCTAGGAGATAAATCTAATGGCTAA
- a CDS encoding TerC family protein, with the protein MDVLFSNFLDKPVWMWIFFILIVLVLLILDLGVFHRKVREIGVKESLALSAFYITLGLLFGAWVWWYLGPTAGINYVTGFVIEKSLAMDNIFVIAMIFSYFSIPRIYQHRVLFWGIIGVIFLRAIMIGVGATLVSQFSWVLYIFAAFLIFTGIKMWLSVDKEYEVGNSPILNFIKKRFRVTEQLHAEKFWVKKIDPKTNQLTWFMTPLFLALIMIEFVDLIFAIDSVPAIFAITTDPFIVYTSNIFAILGLRALYFALSAMVDRFHYLKYALAVLLVFIGSKIFIADGLGIAKIPPPVSLSITFIILFTGILYSLWKTKDQSTHR; encoded by the coding sequence ATGGACGTTCTATTTTCCAATTTTTTAGATAAACCTGTTTGGATGTGGATTTTCTTTATCCTTATTGTACTTGTCCTGCTTATTCTAGATCTTGGAGTATTTCATCGTAAGGTAAGAGAGATTGGTGTTAAAGAAAGCTTAGCACTATCAGCATTTTATATTACATTAGGTTTACTTTTCGGCGCATGGGTGTGGTGGTATCTCGGACCCACGGCAGGGATTAACTATGTAACCGGTTTTGTAATTGAAAAATCATTAGCGATGGATAATATCTTTGTCATTGCAATGATTTTTTCATATTTCTCGATACCAAGAATTTATCAGCATAGAGTCTTATTTTGGGGAATTATAGGTGTAATTTTTCTAAGAGCTATCATGATTGGCGTGGGCGCAACACTGGTCAGCCAATTTTCATGGGTTCTTTATATATTTGCAGCCTTTCTTATTTTTACAGGGATAAAAATGTGGCTAAGTGTTGATAAAGAATATGAAGTCGGAAATTCTCCTATTTTGAACTTTATTAAAAAAAGATTTCGTGTCACTGAGCAGCTTCATGCAGAGAAGTTCTGGGTGAAAAAGATTGATCCAAAAACTAACCAATTAACCTGGTTTATGACACCACTTTTTCTAGCCTTGATCATGATTGAATTTGTAGATCTGATCTTTGCAATAGATAGTGTTCCTGCGATTTTTGCGATTACGACAGATCCATTTATTGTTTATACTTCAAATATTTTCGCAATTTTGGGATTACGTGCTTTATATTTTGCCCTATCAGCAATGGTCGACCGCTTCCATTATTTGAAGTACGCATTAGCAGTATTGTTAGTCTTTATTGGATCAAAAATTTTTATAGCTGATGGATTAGGTATAGCAAAAATTCCACCGCCAGTCTCCCTTTCGATCACGTTCATCATCTTGTTTACAGGAATTCTATACTCTCTTTGGAAAACAAAAGATCAAAGTACTCATAGGTAA
- a CDS encoding BrnT family toxin: MEQYFEWDEAKNRKNQKKHDVSFETASLFFEDPLRISIQDRHTDGEERWQTIGKVKGVLMLLVAHTIFDEDDCEIIRIISARQVTKAERDKYEHG, translated from the coding sequence ATGGAACAGTATTTCGAATGGGATGAGGCAAAGAATCGAAAGAATCAGAAAAAACACGATGTCTCTTTCGAAACGGCAAGCCTTTTTTTTGAAGATCCACTGAGGATCTCAATCCAAGACAGACATACCGATGGTGAAGAACGTTGGCAAACCATTGGAAAAGTAAAAGGCGTACTAATGCTGTTAGTAGCTCACACCATCTTTGATGAAGATGACTGTGAAATCATACGAATCATTAGTGCAAGACAGGTAACTAAAGCGGAGCGAGATAAATATGAGCATGGTTAG
- a CDS encoding BrnA antitoxin family protein — protein MSMVRYSRKELNEKFSDKQDAEIERLLAKGTVPDDQLDLSDIPEVADWSNGVRQNQFYRPVKQQTSIRLDADVLAWFKAQGKGYQTRMNEILRDAMLKELKNHQ, from the coding sequence ATGAGCATGGTTAGATACTCACGCAAAGAACTGAATGAAAAATTCAGCGACAAGCAAGATGCTGAAATTGAACGCTTGCTTGCTAAGGGAACGGTTCCTGACGATCAGCTAGATCTCTCAGATATTCCTGAAGTTGCCGACTGGAGTAATGGTGTACGCCAAAATCAATTCTATCGTCCAGTGAAGCAACAGACTTCCATCCGTTTAGATGCTGATGTACTTGCATGGTTTAAAGCTCAAGGCAAAGGCTATCAAACACGAATGAATGAAATTTTACGGGATGCCATGCTAAAAGAATTAAAAAATCATCAATAA